Part of the Motilibacter peucedani genome is shown below.
CGTTGGCTCAGCGAGCGGCTGCACCGCGACGACCGCCACGCCGACCGCCTGCCCGACCCGCTGCCGGCGCCGGCACCCGCCGGGAGCCTGCCGGTGCAGCTGCTGCGCACCTACCCCTACCGGCTGCGGGGCTACCCGTTCGCGCCGCAGGGCGAGCGCACAGTGGCGGCGGGCTACGAGAAGGTGCTGGCCCGGGCCGAGCGCATCGTCTACGTCGAGGACCAGTACCTCTGGTCGGCCGAGGTCGCGCGCTCGTTCGCGACGGCGCTGCGCCGCTCCCCCGAGCTGCGGGTGGTCGCGGTGCTGCCGCGCTACCCGGACCAGGACGGCCGGTTCTCCAAGCCCCCGAACCTCTACGGCCGCGAGCAGGCGCTGCGCATCATCCAGGAGGCGGCCGGCGACCGGTTCTCGGTCTACGGGCTCGAGAACCGGCACGGCACGCCGGTCTACGTCCACGCCAAGGTCTGCGTCGTGGACGACGCCTGGGCGACGGTGGGCTCGGACAACTTCAACCGGCGATCGTGGACCCACGACTCCGAGCTCAGCGCCGCCGTGGTCGACGAGGACTACGCGCGCTCGCTGCGCCTGCGGCTCATGGCCGAGCACCTCGACGCGACCGACGCGGAGCGGGCGGCGCTCGCTGACCCGGTCGCGGCGTACGAGGCGCTCCGACGCTCGGCCCAGCGCCTGGAGGCGTGGTACGCCGGTGGCCGCCGCAGCGAGCGGCCGCAGGGACGACTGCGCCCACTCGCCGACCCGCCGCTCTCAGCGGCGACCCGGCTGTGGGCGCAGTGGGCCTACCGGGTCGTCTACGACCCGGACGGGCGTCAGTTCTCGCGCAGGATCGCCAGCAGGCGCAGCAGCTCGATGTAGAGCCAGACCACGGTCGAGGTCAGGCCGAACGCCGCCAGCCAGGAGTAGCGCTCCGGCAGGCCGTTGCGCACGCCCTGCTCGACGAAGTCGAAGTCGAGCACGAGGAAGGCGCTCGCCAGGGCGACGCCCGCCGCGCAGAGCAGCAGCCCGATGCCGCTGACGCCGTAGAAGCCCCAGCCGCCGCCGACCCCGAACAGCGAGCCGACCAGCGAGGCCAGCGCGATGCCGAAGTAGGCGAGGCCCGCCACCGAGACGATCTTCAGGAACTTCGGGGTGGCGCGCACGACGCCGGTCGCGTAGAGCGCCAGCATCGAGCCGAAGGCAACGAGCGTGCCGATCACGGCCTGGCTCACGATGCCGGGCCACTGGGCGTCGAAGACACCGCTGATGCCGCCGACGAACAGGCCCTCGGCGGCCGCGTAGGCCAGCACGAGACCGGCGCGCGTCGACTGCTTGAAGGAGATGACGAGGCCGACGACGAGGCCGGCGATCATGCCCACGAACGCGAGCGCCGGCACCATCCAGCCGACGACGGCGAAGACGACCAGCACGGCGAACGACGCGAGCGTCTTCATGACGACGTCGTCGACCGTCATCCGGCCCATGGCGGTGGGGGTCGCCGCGGGCCGCTGGTACATGTCCTCGAGCGACCCCGGCGTGGGCGTCTCCACGTCGCGGAACGTCGCGTAGCCCCCGCGCGAGGAGAACGCCTCGCTGCGGTTGAACACGGGGTTCCTGCTTGCCACCGAACACACCTCCGACGAGCCGCCGCACCTTGCGGGGCTCTCACCAGGATGAACGCCGCCGCGCGCACGGATAGTTCCGGTGCTCCCGGTGGGGTTCGAACCCACGCTCGGCGCTGTTTAAGAGCGCTGCCTCTGCCGGTTGGGCTACGGGAGCCGCGACGCTCGATCCGGTGGTCCTCGGCGGCTGTGGCCATCCTCACACGGCGGCCGCGCAGGGTGCACCAGGCCCGTCCGCACCGGTGCAGACCGGCTCTGACCAGGCGATCCTCGGACCATCCGCCCCTCGTCCCGGACGTCGGCGGCGGCTCGTCACCACCCCCCGGGGTGGTCCCCGGGCTCTCGCCTTGGGCGGGAGTCCTGTGACACACTCGGGGCCGTAGTCGCGTGGGGGGACCCGAGAGGGGGCTACGCAGTGTCGACGCGCAAGGACGTGCGGGAAAGCCCATCTGGCACTACCGAGGAGACCGTCCTGCAACCCGAGAACGGCACCACGTCCGCGCACGACACGTCGAGCAGGCGTCCCGTCGTCCTGCACGTGGTCGAGGCCTGGGGCGGCGGCGTCATGTCCGCGGTCCTGGCCTACGCCCAGTCTGCGCCTGCCTACCGCCACGTCGCGCTCGCCGCGCCGCGCGAGGGCCACGACACCGGTGAGGTCGCCGAGCGCGACGGCGTGACGCTGCGCGAGATGCCCCGCAGCCGGCGCGCCGCCCTGCGCGCGATCGCGGCCGAGTACCGCTCGCTGCGCCCCGACGTCGTGCACGCGCACTCCTCCTACGGCGGTGTCCTCGCCCGGCTGTGCGGCGCCATCCCTCGCGAGAAGATCGTCTACACCCCCCACTGCTACGCCTTCGAGCGCCGCGACGTGCCCGTGCCGGCCCGCTGGGCCTTCTACGCCGTCGAGCGGCTGCTGGCCCTGCGCACCGGGGTGACGGCGGGGTGCAGCCCCCGCGAGGTCGAGCTCGCCCGCGCCATGCTCCCCGGCAGCCGGCGCCCCACCGGCGCCGCCTACGTCCCCAACGTCGTACGCGTCGAGCACTCCCCGCGCCGGCGCGGGGGCCCGCTCACCGTCGTCGGCGTCGGCCGCCTCGACGCCCAGAAGAGCCCCGAGTTCTTCCGCGCCGTCGTCGCGGCCGCGCGCCCGGTCGACCCGACCCTGCGCTGGCTGTGGCTCGGCGGCGGCTCCCCGGAGAGCGTCGAGCAGATGCGCGCCGCAGGCGTCGAGACCTCGGGCTGGCTGCCCCGGCCCGAGCTGCTCCAGCAGCTCGCCGAGGGCGACATCTACCTGCACACAGCCGCCTGGGAGGGCGCCCCGATCTCGGCGCTCGAGGCCGCGGCCCTCGGCCTGCCGGTCGTCGGCCGGGCGATCCCCGCCATGGCCAGCCTCGGCCTGCAGCGCCTGGCGAGCACCCCCGAGCAGGTCGCCGAGCTGGTGCTCGCCCTGCGCGAGCCCTCCGAGCGCGCGGTGGCCGTCGCCGAGAGCGCCGAGCTGAACTCGCGCCACTCCCCCGAGCACCAGGTCGCGGCGCTCACCGGCGTCTACGACGCGGTCTCCGGCCGGGTGCCCGAGCCCGCCGTCACCCTCGACCGCACCATCCCGCTCGAGCGCACCATCACGCTCGACGCGCACGTCGTCGACCTCTCGCGCGCCGAGCGCGAGCGGACCTCCGCCTCTCGGACCGGGGCAGTGTCGCGCCGTCCGGACACCGACCCGAGCACGCAGTGAGCGTGCGCCCGACCGGGCGCACCGAGAAGGGATCAGACGTGGGACGAACCGTTGTCACCGGCGGCGCCGGCTTCCTGGGCTCGCACCTGTGCGAGCGCCTGCTCGCCGACGGCGAGGAGGTGGTCTGCCTCGACAACTTCGTCACCGGCGCACCCGAGAACGTCGCGCACCTGCTCGAGCGCCCCGGCTTCCGGCTGGTGCGCACCGACGTCACCGACTACATCCACGTCGCGGGCGCCGTGGACACCGTGCTGCACTTCGCCTCGCCGGCCTCGCCGATCGACTACCTGCAGCTGCCCATCGAGACGATGAAGGTCGGCTCGATCGGCACGCTGCACGCGCTCGGGCTTGCCCAGGAGAAGGGCGCGCGGTTCCTGCTGGCCTCCACCTCGGAGACCTACGGCGACCCCAAGGTGCACCCGCAGCCCGAGACCTACTGGGGCCACGTCAACCCGGTCGGCCCGCGCGGCGTCTACGACGAGGCCAAGCGCTTCGGCGAGGCCCTGACCATGGCCTACCGGCGCCACAACGGCGTCAACGCCGGCATCGTGCGCATCTTCAACACGTTCGGCCCGCGCATGCGGCCGAACGACGGCCGGGCGATCCCGACCTTCATCCGGCAGGCGCTGCTGGGCGAGCCCCTCACCGTCGCCGGCGACGGCTCGCAGACCCGCTCGGTGATCTACGTCGACGACCTGGTCGAGGGCATCCTGAGACTGACCCGCAGCGGGCTCGACGGCCCGGTCAACATCGGCAACCCGCACGAGATCTCGATGCTCGACCTCGCCGTGTGGATCCGCGACCTGACCGGCTCCTCCTCCGAGGTGCAGTTCATCGAGCGCCCGCAGGACGACCCGTCGGTGCGCCAGCCCGACATCACCAAGGCCCGCGAGCTGCTCGGCTGGGAGCCCGTGGTCCCGGTCGAGGAGGGCCTGCGCCGCACCATCGCCTACTTCCAGAGCCACCCCGAGCTGGTGGGGGCCCCGCTCAGCACGGTCTGAGCACGCCGCGCGCGACGAGAGCCGCCCACCCCCGCGGGGGGTGGGCGGCTCTCGTGCGTCGCTGGGCTACTTCTCGACGGTGAACGAGTCGAAGACCGCCGTCAGCGGGGTGGGCGCGTCCTGGTTCGACACCAGGACCCCCGCGGTGGAGCGCACGCCGAACCACGTGCTGAGGTCGACCGGCGTCCGCGTCGCCAGCGTCGTGAAGGCGTCGGTGTCGCTGTCGAGCCGGTACTGCGCCGTCAGCAGGCCGGTCGAGGGGTTCGCGAGGATGCGCAGGTCGACCGTGGTGGCGGTCGAGAGGCCCGGCACGGCCGTCGTCGGGTAGATCAGCGTCGGGGTGCGCGCCTCCTTCGGGTAGGCGGTGTTCGCCTCGTAGAGCACGGAGAGCGCCGGCGCACCGCCCTTGTTCTCGACCTCGACCTTGATGTAGTCGTCCTGGTCGGGGCCGAACCACACGGCTTCCTGGTCGTGCCCCGCGTCGACGTCGCTGAAGGGCCCGCGCAGGCGCGCGGTCACCTTGGTCAGGTAGCGCGAGCCCTCGAAGGTCCGCTGCAGAGCGTTCTGCTGGGTGTTGATCGTCCCGGTCGTCGTGCCGGGGCCGCTGGTGAGCCGCAGGGTCCCGGAGGCGGCGTCGAGGTCGACCAGGCCCGGCGCGTACTGGTCGCCGGCCGTGTTGGCCTGCACCGAGTCGAAGCCGGTGGGCTGCCCGTCGCGGTCGAGCACGCCGTAGCTCGTCTTGCCGAACGTCAGCCAGTTCGCCGACGACGCGGGCGAGGACGCGACCGCGCCCGCGGCCGGGGTGGCGTTGACCAGCAGGTAGACCTGGTCCTGGTAGTCCCAGTTCTTCGGGTTCTCGGTGCCGCCGTAGTCGTAGCCGGCGATCCAGGTGTTGGGCACCGTGCCCGCGCTGGTCGTGGCGGGGTAGAAGCGCCAGTCGTGCAGCTTGGTCGAGCCGTTGAGCCCGTCGTCGCTGGTGTAGGTGCTGTCGGTGTAGACGCCGAACGGCCCGGTGGGCGTGAAGTCGGTCGTGCCGGTCCAGGCCGGCATCAGCCGCTGGTTGCCGGGGCCGCCCGCGCCGTCGGTGTTGGCGACGAACGAGTGCAGCTGGGTGCGCGTGGACGAGCCCTTGGCGAACCAGCCGGCCTTGCTGCAGGGGCAGTTGGCCTGCAGCGCGATGTAGCGGGCCACGGGGACCAGCCGAACCGGCTTGGTCGGGTCGGCGGCGACCCAGTAGGGCGAGATCCGCTCGGAGCCCGCCGGCAGGCGCGTCGAGGAGATGTAGGTCTTGTCGCTGCCGACGTTGGTGGTGTAGCCGAGCGTGCGCACGACCTGGGCGAGCCACGGCTCGTTCGGGCCCTCGAAGTCCTTGCTGTCGAGGCCGGCGAGCGCGACAGCGGCGCTGGGCCGTGCCGGGTCGTCGCTCGTCAAGGTCAGCGTCGCGGCGTTCTCGACCGGCCCGCCCGCGGTCGGCACGAACTGCACCCCGACGGTCGTGCGGGCTCCGGGGGCGACGGTGAACGAGCCCGGTGTGCCGGCCGCCAGCGCGAAGGCACCTGCCTGCGCGCCGCTGACCGCCAGGCCCGTGACGTGGAGCGGGCCGTCGCCGGTGTTGGCCACCGTCAGCGGCAGCGCCGCGCGGACCTGCTCGTTGACCGTGCTGAAGACCATGCGCGTCGAGGCAGGGGAGAGCACGTCGGCCGCCGAGCTGAGCGCCAGGGCGGGCGTGCCGACGGGCTCCGGCTGCTGAGCGACGTCGACGTAGTCGATCTTGGTGTTGGTGCCGCCGGCGGCGTCGAGCGTGAGCCGGCCGTCGGTGACCTGGACGGTCACGGTCGCCGACGCGAACGGCGCAGCGGCGCTCGGGACGACGCCCTCGATCGCCGTCGTGCCCTCGACGCTGAGCCGCGGCCGGCTGTCGTAGTACTTGGGGTCGCCGACCGAGACCGTGACGGTGTAGGTGCCGGCGGGCACCGCGAGCTCCCAGCGGCCCGGGACGGCGACGCCGCCGAGGGTGCCGGAGTACTGCATGTGCACGTAGCTGTCGAGGCGCGGGTCCGACACCTTCTTCTGCACGCGGCCGTTGCCCACGAGCGAGAGCGGCGCGGAGGAGTCCTGCGCCACCCAGCCGGAGCCACGGGCGGCGTCGAAGGCCTGGCCGTAGTCGTCGGTGTAGCCGGCGGGCACCGGGCCGCCCTGCGCGGTGAAGTTCACCTTGGCCGTGAAGAGCGCGTCGGCGGCGGATGCCGGCTGCGTGCCGGCCGCCAGCAGCCCCAGGGCTGCCAGGAGGACGACGGCCGAGGTACGGGTGCGGCGGAGGTTCACGACGTGCCCTTCAGGCGGAACGGCGGTGGGCTGGCCTGCTCGTGCACGGACGCGCCGGCGGCCTGCTCGAGGTCGGCGAGGGAGACCTGGTCGGCCTCGCGCACCAGGGCGAGCCCGCGGCCCGAGAGCATGTCGGCGATCTGCTGCTGGTGGTCGTCGACGTGCTCGCCGAAGGCGGCCCGGCGCGGCACGAGCACGGGCAGCTTGCCGTTCTGCAGGGCGCCGAGCGAGGACCCGGTGCCCGCGTGCGCGACCACCACGTCGGCCTCGCGCACGGCGTCGGCGAGCTCGCGCGCAGGCATGGAGGCCCGCGCGTCGATCGGCAGGCCCGAGACGTCGGTGACGCCGGTCTGCCACAGCACCTCGACCTCGGGCGGCAGCACCTGCACGAGCCGCTCGAGGACGCGGCGGAAGCCGTAGCCCTCGGAGCTGCCCAGCGTGACGACGACCTTCTTGACCGCCCGCGGCTCCCCCGCCTCGGCCGCGTAGCCGTCGAAGACGGTGCCGCCGAATCCCCACCGCCCGGTGGCCCACGACTCGTACTGCGCGTAGAGGTTCACCCGGGGCAGGGCGGCGATGATGCGACCGGAGGCCGAGGGCCCGGTCACGCGCGTCGCGCTCTCGATGTAGTGGACCGGCACGCCGCGCGCGACGAGGAACGGCAGCACCGAGACCGCGAGGTTGGCACCGGTGCTCACCGCCACGTCGGTGCGCCGGAGGGGCACGCGGCGCAGCGCGGCGACCGCGTTGCGGGCGACGTCGGCGACGCTGCGGCTCTGGGGGTAGTCGAGCATCACGACGTCCTCGCCGGCGAGCAGCGAGCGGCTCTGGGGCGTGTCGTTGGTGACCCAGAGGACGTCGTCGCCCAGCCCGAGCCGGGGACGCAGGGCGTGCAGCTGGGCGAGGTGCCCACCGACGTTGGCGACGAGCAGGGCGGGGATGGCTCCTCCAGGGACGTTCTTCGACGGCGGGAGACAGTCGTCGATGACGGTCCGGGCGGCCCGACCGCGTACGTGGCCGACCGGGGGGAGCCTACCGGGCGGGCCCGGGCGGCGACCAGAGAGTGATCTAGATCACTACCCGAAGGGGTTTCCGGTTGCCGGGACAATGGCCCTATGCTCTGGCCAAGCCTGTGGGGGGCCTGTCGCCGCTGATGCGGCTCGACCGGGAGACCGCCGCACCGTTGCTGGTGGTCCGGGGCCCTAGCGCCAACGCACCTGCTCGTCGGGCTCACGCGCGCCTCCATCGCGCCTGGGCCCGGCGGCCTCGTCCTGCTGCCCGCCCCCTCACGAAGACGGACACACTCTCATGGAACGACGCAAGAGCCGCAGAAGCAACCCCCTGGCCCGACTGGGTGCGGGGATCCTCGCCGTCGCCTGCGCCGTCCCCCTGACCGTGGCCGCCTCCTCGGCCGCCTCCGCCGACGAGGCGGGCGCCGCGCTCACCGTCGGCCCGTCCGACGACCTGCTGGGGGCCCTGGACGCCGCCGCCGGCCACGGGGGCACCGTGACGCTCGCACCGGGCACGTACGACGCCGCCTGGCTCGACCGCTGGACGATGGACGACCTCGACCTCAGCGGCGTGACCCTGCGGGGCGCCTCCCGCGACGGCGTCGTCCTCCAGGGCCTGACCCTGAAGGGCGTGCACGGCCTCACCGTCACCAACCTGACGATGGTCAACAGCCCGCTCTCGCTGCAGAGCGTGGTCCGGGTGTCCGACGGCAGCTCCGACATCACGTTCGACGGCGTCACCATCGAGCCGCAGGTGCTCTCCGGGCTCGACATCTGGCGCGACACCGACTCGATCACGCTGCGCGGCAGCATCGTCGACGGCACGGGCGTCAACGGGCTCGCCGCGTCCAACGGCACGGCGCGCGCGGTGCGCATCAACGGCGCGCCCTACGACCTCGACAGCTGGCCCACCAACATCTCCATCACCGGCAACGACCTCTACGGCGCCGGCTCCGACATCATCAACATCGCGGGCGCCAAGCACGTCGTCATCTCGGGCAACCGGATCCACGACCCGCAGAAGAACGCCGACCACAACGACGGCATCCAGTCCTTCGGCTCCGACGACCTCAAGATCGTCGGCAACCGCTTCTGGGCACCGGGCCCCAACGGCCCCGACCAGGCGATCATGCTCGGCCCGAACCGCTCCGTGAGCACGCTGCGGGTCAGCAACACCTACATCGCCAACAACATCGTCTCGGCGTGGCGCGGCAGCGGCATCTCGGTCGTCAGCACCGACGGGACCCGCATCATCAACAACACCGTCGCGCCGACCGGTGAGCCGGGCGCGCGTGGCTCCAGCATCGCGATGTCGGGCAACTCCGGCCTGCAGATCGTCAACAACATCCTGTTCAAGGTCTTCGGCACTGGCGAGGTCGCGCGCCAGGACCACAACTGCCTCGTCGACGGCTACGCCAAGGGCGACACCGACACCGACGACCCGGGCTACGACGCGAGCAGCGACTTCGCGCTCGACGCCGACAGCGTCTGCCGCAACAACGCCGCCACCGACGTGGCGACCGCGACCGACATCTCGGGCCGCCAGCGCGACTCCCGTCCCGACCGCGGCGCCTGGGAGTACGCGGGTGACGCGGGCTCCGACGGCAGCAGCACGAGCCAGCAGGTGCGCGTCGACGACCTCGACCTGACCAGCGCCAGCAACGGCTGGGGCCCCGTCGAGGTCAAGGGCTCCAACGGCAGCCGCGGAGCGCACGACGGCGGGTCCCTGCGGGTCGACGGCACGACGTACCGCTCCGGCTTCGGCACCAACTCGGACTCCTCGATGAGCTTCGACCTGCCGGCGGGGTGCACGAAGCTCAGCGCCCGCGTCGGCGTCGACGACGAGGTGGGCCGCCGCGGCACCGTCACCTTCCAGGTGTGGGTCGACGGCGACAAGCGCTACCAGAGCGGGCTGGTCCAGGGCGGCGACCCTGCCCTGTCGCTGACGACCGACGTGTCGGGCGGGCGCTCGGTCACCCTGGTGACCACGTCGGCCGGCGACGGCATCGACTACGACCACGGCGACTGGCTGAACCCCACCCTCAGCTGCTGACCCGCCGCTTGCGGTGGACGAGGTCCCCGGCCGCTGTCGCGAGCAGCGGCCGGGCGACCACCAGCAGCGTGGCGGCGTAGGCGACGGCCCCCGCGGCGATGACCGCCGCCAGCGCGACCCAGTCGGGCACCCGGTCCTCGGTGAGCTGGAGCACCAGCTCGGCCGCACCGGCCATGACGGCGGTGGCCGTGGCGATCGGCCAGAGGCCCTGGACCGTGCGCCAGAAGCTCATCTCGAGGATCTCGGCGATCTTCCACTGCGGCAGCGGCACCCACAGCGCCCCCACGACGGTGTAGGCGACCGCCATGCCGGTGATGCCGAACGGGATGGCGCAGACGAAGCCCACCGTGAAGACGGCGAGGGCGATCGAGCCCAGCACGAGGTCGAGCTGCGGGCGGCCCACCGCCTGGAACACCGAGCCGGAGAGCCGGTTGACCGCCAGCCGCGGTCCCGACAGCGCGAGGATCTGCACCGTCGTGACGGCCGGGCTCCACGCGTCGCCCAGCAGCAGCGGGATCAGCAGGGGCGCCGACACCGAGATGCCGACCGAGGCGGGGAAGCACACCAGGCAGATCGCCTGCTGGCCGCGCAGGAAGCCCTCGCGCAGCAGGCGCACGTCGTCCTGCACGCTCGAGAACGCGGGCATGGCCACGGTGGCGATGACGTCGGCCACGCGCTGGATCGGGTAGAGCATCACGCGGTACGCGGTGCTGTAGTAGCCGAGGTCCGTGGCCCCGAGGAACTTGCCGACCAGGAAGTTGTCGATCGAGGTCTGCAGGTAGTAGACGAGCTTGAACGCCGAGACCGAGGCCCCGAAGCCCATCAGGTCGCGCAGGGCGGCGCGGTCGAAGCCCGGCCGCCAGTCGACCAGCCCGAGCCGGCCCGCGATCACGCCGTAGGCGACCAGGACGATGGCCGACTCCCCCACCGAGTAGGCGACCAGCGCCCAGACGCCGGCGCCCGCCACAGCGAGGCACACCGCGAGCGCGGCCGACCCGACGACGCCGATGCCGGCGCCGAGCGCGAACTCGCGGAAGCGCAGCTCGCGGCGGATCATGTCGCGCGGGATGCCCAGCAGCCCCTTGAGCGGGAAGTTGACGCTGAGCACCACGAGCACGAGCGGGAGCCGCCGCTGGTCGAACAGCTCCCCCGCCGGCACGGCGAGCGCGCAGGTGGCGCCGGCCAGGAGCAAGCCGAAGGCGAAGGTGGCGCTGATGGCGGTGCGCACGTGCGCCCGGGTCAGGTCGGTGCGCTGCACGAGCGCCGGCCCCAGGCCCAGGTCGGTGATCCAGCTGGCGGCGGCGGTCACCAGGAAGCCCAGGCTGATGAGGCCGAACTCCGAGGGCGCGGTGAGCCGCGTGAGCACCACGGTGAGCGCGATGCGGAACACCTGCTGGAAGACCTGGTCGATCGCCGCCCACTGCACCCCGCGGCGCACGTGGCCGCTGAAGTCGCCGGTGCCGGCCCCGGCCGGGCGCACGAGCCGCTCGGGCGGGGGCTCGGTCCAGTCGTCGCCGCCGGGGGCGAGCGCCTGCTCGGCCACCGCCGCGTCCCGTGCGTCCTGCTCGTCCTGTGCGTCGGTGCCGTGTCGGCTCACGCGGTGGTCCTCCTGCGTCCCGCGGGACATCGGCGACCCGGCTCGTTGCTCGTTCGCTGCCAACGTACCGTGCCGGACGGGGTGCGGATTTCGCCAGGCGCGCCGCGTCTGGCACGATCGGCGCTGAACTGTGCCGCACTGACGACGTCCTGCGGCGCTCGACGGGCTGCCCAGGAGGACGTCAGACGATGGCACCGGATCCGCGCATCCGCCCGCTGCTCATGTGCGAGCGGGGCCTGCGCGGCGGTGCCCAGACCAGCACGGTCATGCTGGCCGAGGCCCTCACCCGCCGCGGCTACGACACCACCTTGACCTTCGGCTACCCCGGACCGCTCGCTGACGACGCGCGGGCGCAGGGGGTCCGCCTGGTGCCGACGCCCTCCGAGGCCCTCCCGCGCGCGCTGCACGCGCGCATGGCGTGGCTGACGGCGTACGCAGCGATGGCCCGGC
Proteins encoded:
- a CDS encoding phospholipase D family protein; its protein translation is MAVADWFLTDERPWTEGNSVVPLVHGEEYFAELHRCLEQTRQGDLVLFTDWRGDPDERLTDDDDSSVGAVLCRAARRGVDVRGLIWRSHLDKLAFSAEANRHLGDEIEAAGGECLLDMRVRTGGSHHQKFVVLRHPGRPELDVAFVGGIDLCHSRRDTAEHLGDPQPVDMAAVYGPTPPWHDAAVALRGPAVADVERVFRERWDDPQPLTRNPARWLSERLHRDDRHADRLPDPLPAPAPAGSLPVQLLRTYPYRLRGYPFAPQGERTVAAGYEKVLARAERIVYVEDQYLWSAEVARSFATALRRSPELRVVAVLPRYPDQDGRFSKPPNLYGREQALRIIQEAAGDRFSVYGLENRHGTPVYVHAKVCVVDDAWATVGSDNFNRRSWTHDSELSAAVVDEDYARSLRLRLMAEHLDATDAERAALADPVAAYEALRRSAQRLEAWYAGGRRSERPQGRLRPLADPPLSAATRLWAQWAYRVVYDPDGRQFSRRIASRRSSSM
- a CDS encoding Bax inhibitor-1/YccA family protein; amino-acid sequence: MFNRSEAFSSRGGYATFRDVETPTPGSLEDMYQRPAATPTAMGRMTVDDVVMKTLASFAVLVVFAVVGWMVPALAFVGMIAGLVVGLVISFKQSTRAGLVLAYAAAEGLFVGGISGVFDAQWPGIVSQAVIGTLVAFGSMLALYATGVVRATPKFLKIVSVAGLAYFGIALASLVGSLFGVGGGWGFYGVSGIGLLLCAAGVALASAFLVLDFDFVEQGVRNGLPERYSWLAAFGLTSTVVWLYIELLRLLAILREN
- a CDS encoding glycosyltransferase family 4 protein — protein: MSTRKDVRESPSGTTEETVLQPENGTTSAHDTSSRRPVVLHVVEAWGGGVMSAVLAYAQSAPAYRHVALAAPREGHDTGEVAERDGVTLREMPRSRRAALRAIAAEYRSLRPDVVHAHSSYGGVLARLCGAIPREKIVYTPHCYAFERRDVPVPARWAFYAVERLLALRTGVTAGCSPREVELARAMLPGSRRPTGAAYVPNVVRVEHSPRRRGGPLTVVGVGRLDAQKSPEFFRAVVAAARPVDPTLRWLWLGGGSPESVEQMRAAGVETSGWLPRPELLQQLAEGDIYLHTAAWEGAPISALEAAALGLPVVGRAIPAMASLGLQRLASTPEQVAELVLALREPSERAVAVAESAELNSRHSPEHQVAALTGVYDAVSGRVPEPAVTLDRTIPLERTITLDAHVVDLSRAERERTSASRTGAVSRRPDTDPSTQ
- a CDS encoding UDP-glucuronic acid decarboxylase family protein gives rise to the protein MGRTVVTGGAGFLGSHLCERLLADGEEVVCLDNFVTGAPENVAHLLERPGFRLVRTDVTDYIHVAGAVDTVLHFASPASPIDYLQLPIETMKVGSIGTLHALGLAQEKGARFLLASTSETYGDPKVHPQPETYWGHVNPVGPRGVYDEAKRFGEALTMAYRRHNGVNAGIVRIFNTFGPRMRPNDGRAIPTFIRQALLGEPLTVAGDGSQTRSVIYVDDLVEGILRLTRSGLDGPVNIGNPHEISMLDLAVWIRDLTGSSSEVQFIERPQDDPSVRQPDITKARELLGWEPVVPVEEGLRRTIAYFQSHPELVGAPLSTV
- a CDS encoding glycosyltransferase encodes the protein MLDYPQSRSVADVARNAVAALRRVPLRRTDVAVSTGANLAVSVLPFLVARGVPVHYIESATRVTGPSASGRIIAALPRVNLYAQYESWATGRWGFGGTVFDGYAAEAGEPRAVKKVVVTLGSSEGYGFRRVLERLVQVLPPEVEVLWQTGVTDVSGLPIDARASMPARELADAVREADVVVAHAGTGSSLGALQNGKLPVLVPRRAAFGEHVDDHQQQIADMLSGRGLALVREADQVSLADLEQAAGASVHEQASPPPFRLKGTS
- a CDS encoding NPCBM/NEW2 domain-containing protein, with product MERRKSRRSNPLARLGAGILAVACAVPLTVAASSAASADEAGAALTVGPSDDLLGALDAAAGHGGTVTLAPGTYDAAWLDRWTMDDLDLSGVTLRGASRDGVVLQGLTLKGVHGLTVTNLTMVNSPLSLQSVVRVSDGSSDITFDGVTIEPQVLSGLDIWRDTDSITLRGSIVDGTGVNGLAASNGTARAVRINGAPYDLDSWPTNISITGNDLYGAGSDIINIAGAKHVVISGNRIHDPQKNADHNDGIQSFGSDDLKIVGNRFWAPGPNGPDQAIMLGPNRSVSTLRVSNTYIANNIVSAWRGSGISVVSTDGTRIINNTVAPTGEPGARGSSIAMSGNSGLQIVNNILFKVFGTGEVARQDHNCLVDGYAKGDTDTDDPGYDASSDFALDADSVCRNNAATDVATATDISGRQRDSRPDRGAWEYAGDAGSDGSSTSQQVRVDDLDLTSASNGWGPVEVKGSNGSRGAHDGGSLRVDGTTYRSGFGTNSDSSMSFDLPAGCTKLSARVGVDDEVGRRGTVTFQVWVDGDKRYQSGLVQGGDPALSLTTDVSGGRSVTLVTTSAGDGIDYDHGDWLNPTLSC
- a CDS encoding lipopolysaccharide biosynthesis protein — protein: MSRHGTDAQDEQDARDAAVAEQALAPGGDDWTEPPPERLVRPAGAGTGDFSGHVRRGVQWAAIDQVFQQVFRIALTVVLTRLTAPSEFGLISLGFLVTAAASWITDLGLGPALVQRTDLTRAHVRTAISATFAFGLLLAGATCALAVPAGELFDQRRLPLVLVVLSVNFPLKGLLGIPRDMIRRELRFREFALGAGIGVVGSAALAVCLAVAGAGVWALVAYSVGESAIVLVAYGVIAGRLGLVDWRPGFDRAALRDLMGFGASVSAFKLVYYLQTSIDNFLVGKFLGATDLGYYSTAYRVMLYPIQRVADVIATVAMPAFSSVQDDVRLLREGFLRGQQAICLVCFPASVGISVSAPLLIPLLLGDAWSPAVTTVQILALSGPRLAVNRLSGSVFQAVGRPQLDLVLGSIALAVFTVGFVCAIPFGITGMAVAYTVVGALWVPLPQWKIAEILEMSFWRTVQGLWPIATATAVMAGAAELVLQLTEDRVPDWVALAAVIAAGAVAYAATLLVVARPLLATAAGDLVHRKRRVSS